A single genomic interval of Helianthus annuus cultivar XRQ/B chromosome 13, HanXRQr2.0-SUNRISE, whole genome shotgun sequence harbors:
- the LOC110885812 gene encoding actin-depolymerizing factor 7 — MANAASGMAVNDECKLKFSELKSKRNYRFIVFKIEQQQVVVEKVGSPNDSYDDFTNSLPANECRYAVFDFDFTTDENCQKSKIFFIAWAPDTSKVREKMVYASSKDRFKRELDGIQVELQATDPSEMSLDIVKARAL; from the exons Atg GCGAACGCAGCGTCTGGAATGGCAGTGAATGATGAATGTAAGTTGAAGTTTTCGGAGCTAAAATCAAAGAGGAACTATCGATTCATTGTCTTTAAGATCGAACAACAGCAAGTGGTTGTTGAGAAGGTTGGATCTCCTAATGATAGTTACGACGATTTCACAAACTCTCTACCTGCTAATGAATGTCGTTATGCtgtctttgactttgactttacaACCGATGAGAATTGCCAGAAAAGCAAGATTTTCTTCATTGCTTG GGCACCTGATACATCTAAGGTGAGGGAAAAAATGGTGTATGCAAGCTCTAAGGACCGATTCAAGAGAGAATTGGATGGAATCCAAGTCGAGTTGCAAGCCACAGATCCAAGCGAAATGAGCCTCGATATCGTAAAAGCACGAGCACTCTAA
- the LOC110885811 gene encoding protein O-glucosyltransferase 1 — translation MQNDWYDEGNSNSVWRSRSKEFYRRFSDKIWLPLLSAVFTATSRSSVRLLFFVIFMLAAVFLSTRLLDATVPTIIQNPSSSSLDPTNTVHIQPTVDPLISKKPSETDQTTETVKTEPTITQVIAKKPPKKIEIPIKCISGNLTKTCPADYYPKKFKPQDDEFTSDASQNCPEYFRWIHEDLKPWKETGITEEMVLSAKRTANFRLVILNGRAYVETYEKSFQSRDVFTLWGILQLLRRYPGKLPDLDLMFDCVDWPVILKKYYNGPNAGAPPPLFRYCNDDSTLDIVFPDWSFWGWPEINIKPWGSLLKELEEGNTRTKWIDREPYAYWKGNPIVAETRMDLLKCNVSDKQDWNARVYAQDWLKESQQGYKQSDLASQCVHRYKIYIEGSAWSVSDKYILACDSVTFVVKPRYYDFFTRGLMPVHHYWPIKEDDKCRSIKFAVDWGNSHKQKAQEIGKAASNFIQEELKMDKVYDYMFHLLTEYSKLLKYKPTIPEKAVELCSESMACSSEGFEKQFMMESMIKGPSPVNPCTMPPPYEPQALKSLLRRKTNSVLQVEKWERGYFENQNNNP, via the exons ATGCAAAACGATTGGTATGATGAAGGTAATAGCAATTCAGTGTGGAGATCGAGATCTAAAGAATTCTACAGACGTTTCTCCGACAAGATCTGGCTTCCGTTACTTTCCGCCGTTTTTACCGCAACTTCTAGATCCTCAGTTCGCCTCCTTTTCTTCGTTATCTTCATGCTCGCTGCCGTCTTTCTCTCAACCCGGTTGCTCGACGCCACCGTTCCG ACGATTATTCAAAACCCATCTTCGAGTTCGTTAGACCCTACCAACACAGTGCACATTCAACCAACCGTAGATCCACTAATATCGAAAAAACCGTCTGAAACTGATCAAACTACCGAAACAGTAAAAACCGAACCTACCATCACTCAAGTGATTGCCAAGAAGCCTCCGAAGAAAATAGAGATTCCGATAAAATGTATATCGGGCAATCTAACTAAAACGTGTCCAGCAGACTACTACCCGAAAAAATTCAAACCACAAGATGACGAATTCACATCGGATGCGTCACAAAACTGCCCGGAGTACTTTCGTTGGATTCACGAAGATTTGAAACCCTGGAAGGAAACAGGGATAACTGAAGAGATGGTGTTGAGTGCGAAACGAACAGCTAATTTTCGTTTAGTGATATTAAACGGACGGGCTTATGTGGAGACGTATGAGAAATCGTTTCAGTCTAGAGATGTGTTTACGCTATGGGGGATATTGCAGTTGTTACGAAGGTATCCTGGGAAGTTACCGGATTTGGACCTTATGTTTGACTGTGTTGACTGGCCCGTTATCTTGAAGAAGTACTATAACGGGCCCAATGCGGGTGCTCCACCGCCTTTGTTTCGTTACTGCAATGATGATTCTACTTTGGATATTGTTTTTCCGGATTGGTCGTTTTGGGGGTG GCCGGAAATTAATATAAAGCCGTGGGGATCTTTGCTGAAGGAGTTAGAGGAAGGGAACACGAGGACGAAATGGATAGATAGGGAACCGTACGCTTACTGGAAAGGTAATCCGATCGTTGCGGAAACCCGAATGGATCTTCTTAAATGCAACGTTTCCGATAAGCAGGACTGGAATGCGCGTGTCTATGCGCAG GACTGGCTTAAAGAATCACAGCAAGGTTACAAGCAATCAGATTTAGCTAGCCAGTGTGTCCACAG GTATAAGATTTATATCGAGGGATCTGCATGGTCGGTGAGTGATAAATACATTCTGGCTTGCGATTCTGTGACTTTCGTGGTGAAGCCGCGTTACTATGATTTCTTTACAAGAGGGTTGATGCCTGTTCATCACTACTGGCCTATTAAAGAAGATGATAAGTGCCGATCCATTAAGTTTGCCGTTGATTGGGGCAACAGTCACAAGCAAAAG GCGCAAGAGATAGGTAAGGCCGCAAGCAATTTCATTCAAGAAGAATTGAAAATGGACAAGGTATACGATTACATGTTCCATCTTTTAACCGAATACTCCAAACTCTTAAAATACAAGCCCACAATACCCGAAAAAGCAGTGGAACTATGTTCAGAATCGATGGCTTGTTCTTCAGAGGGGTTCGAGAAGCAGTTCATGATGGAGTCCATGATCAAAGGCCCTTCACCGGTGAACCCATGCACCATGCCACCACCTTATGAACCTCAAGCCCTAAAATCTCTTCTTCGAAGAAAAACAAACTCGGTACTACAAGTCGAAAAATGGGAGAGGGGgtattttgaaaaccaaaacaACAATCCCTAa